ataAGAGGGATGAAGACGGGAGAGAcaggaaagatggagagagacgggagagatgaggagagatgagagaatgagaggcgtggaggtggggagagatgggagagaggagagacgagAGCGACAGGAGAGACAGAtatgggagagatggagagagactgagagagatggagagggactGCAGAGATCAGGAGataggggagagatggggagagatgggagagacaaggagatgGGGAGAatctagagggctggagagagatgggagagaggggtggagaagaACCAGAAGGGGCCGAAttggaggggagcagaggaaggAGAGTCTGAGCCAGActgagggggagagacagggagggcgCCCCAGAGCATGAGGGGACAGCCCTGCAGCCAGCCCGCCTGAGCCAGCTGCCCTCCTGCGCCCGGTCTACTGCGGGCCATGCTGGCAGAAGAGGGTAGCAGTGAGCACGACAGAATCGGGAGAGAAGGGGGCACTTAAATGCCCAGAGAAAAGAAGGACACGCGGCAGGCACTAGGAGCATGCGCACTGGCGGAAGCGCCCCCCCCAGCTCCGTCCCGCCCCCCACTCATTGCCCACCCAGGATTGGGGCTCGGAGTGCAGGGAAACACCTGCAGATGGGCGCCCTCTTGCGGAAAGGCGGGAGATGCAGtgcggggtggagggagaggagggcccccccacacccagccccagcaccacatggttccgaGTGAGCACCAAGccgggagtagcccttgagcactgatgggtgtggccctagaTAAGAGCAGCCCACACCCTTCAGTGTGCAGGGCCAGGACAGGGGCTGTGCAGGGGATGGTGCTGCCGGCCCAGCTGCCCTGGCACCCCCGTCCTCAtcttccccatcccaccctccagtGAGCAGGCgcagagcagagaaggaaagagaaggcagAGGTGAGAGAGAATCTGCTTTATTAGAACAGCAGTGGAGGCGGccctggagctggggagagaggggaggaggagggagaggcggaatgaggggagaggagagaaaggaaagagggagaacaggggagggagaggagggagggagggagaagagcgAGGGcatggagagaggacagagaggaaagaggagatggAGATTAGAGAGAAGACAGGataggaggaaggggagagtggAGGGTGAGGAGAAAGAGACAAGAGGGAGGAAgtgcagagggagaggagaggaaagaggacagggagagggagcccaggaagagggagaagaggatgggaaaagaggagagagggagaggaaagaaaagagggagagtgcaatgggggaggagaggagaggagagaggacagggagagggagcagataaagggagggaggacagaggacgggaagagagggagaagagagaagtgagggggagagaaaagatagagaatagaggagagaaagaaaatagaggacagagagggagaggaaggggaggagagaaaaagatggagaggggagatgagaggagagagaagagggagagagaagagagagggataagggagagaaaggaagaggggagatgagaagaaaaggagaggggagaggagagggaggggagaggagagaggaggagaggagagagggataaaggagaggagaaaggctgaggggagaggagtggagaggagagggatagagagaggagaggagatggagagaggaaaagagagaggagaggaatagagagagaagaggagaggaatacagagaggagaggagaggagaggagatgagggagaggagagaggagatggagaggagagagaggtgaggagaggaaaggagaagagaggagagatggaaggagagtggagagagagggagaagaaaggagaggggagggagaggagagcggaaaggagagaggagagaggagaggagagaagagaagaaagaggagtggagagagagggagaggagaggagaggagaggagaggagtagagggagaggagagaggagaggagagaggagaagagaggggatgagaggaatagagagagagggagagaggaaaaagaagaggagaggagagaggagaggagaggagaggagagagaggagaggagagagaggagaggagagaggagaggagaggaatacaaagggagaggagagagaggaaaggagagaaaaaaggagaggtaagaggagagagaaagggggagaggagaggagaggaaagaggagagagagggggaggagaggagaggaaagaggagaggagaggaaaggagagagggggaggagaggagaggaaagaggataggataggagaggagaggagaggaaagaggagaggggagaggagaggagaagagaggggaaaggagaggagagaggagaggagagaggaaaggagtagagaaggagaggagagagggagaggggagaggagaggaatagagagggagaggagaggaggagagaggaaagaggagagagggggaggagaggaaaggagagaggagaggagagaggaaaggagagagggagaggagaggagagaggagaggagtagagagggagaggagaggagtacagagagggaagagagaggagaggagaggaggagagaggagaagagagtggaggagaggaatagagagagagggagagaggaaagaggagaggagaggagaagaggggggagaggagaggagaaaggagaggaatagaaagggagaggagagagaggaaaggagaggaaagaggagaggagaggaaaggagaggggggagaggagaggagaggagaggaaagaggagaggagaggaaaggagagagggagaggagaggagaagagaggggaaaggagagtagagaggagaggagagaggaaatgagtagagaaggagaggagagaggagaggagagaggggagaggggagaggagaggaatagagagagggagaggagagaggaaaggaggaaagaggagaggagagagaaggagaggaaaggagagaggaaaggagagggagtggagagaggaaaggagagaggagaggagaggagaggagagaggaaaggagagagggagaggagaggggacaggagaggagagaggagaggagtagagagggagaggagaggagtagagaggagaagagagtggaggagaggaatagagagagagggagagaggaaagaggagaggagagaaggagaggagaagagaagagaggggagaggagaggagagaggagaggaatagaaagggagaggagagaggaaaggagaggaaagaggagaggtaagaggagaggaaaggagaggagagaggggaggagaggagagaggaaaggagagagggagaggagaggggagaggagaggaaaagagaggggaaaggagagtagagagaggagagaggaaaggagtagagagggagaggagaggagagaggaaaggggagagggagaggagaggagagaggagaagagggaggagaggaatagagagagagggagagaggaaagagaagagaggagagagaaggagaggaaaggagagggagtagagagaggaaaggagaggagacaaaagaggggagaggagaggaagagagaaagggagaggagagaggaaaggagaggaaagggagagaggaggggagaggagaggagaggaagagagaaagggagaggagaggaaaggagaggaaagggagaggggagaggagaggaagagaaagggtgaggagaggaaaggagaggaaagaggagagaggagaggagaggagaagaggagagagtagaggaagagagaaagagagaggaaaggagaggaaagggagagaggaggagaagaggggagaggagaggaagagagaaaggggaggagagaggaaaggagaggaaagaggagaggagaagaggagagagtagaggaagagagaaaggagaggagagaggaaatgagaggaaagggagagaggagaggagaggagtagaggaagaagaaagggaggggagagaggaaaggagaggaaaaggaggagaggaagaggagaagaggggagaggagaggaagagagaaagggagaggagagagaaaaggagaggaaatggagagaggagagaagaggggagaggagaggaagagagaaagggagggagagaggaaaggagaggaaagggagagaggagaggagaggagaggagaagagagtagaggaagagagaaaggagaggagagaggaaaggagaggaaagggagagaggagaggagaaggggggagaggagaggaagagagaaagggagaggagagagaaaaggagaggaaatggagagaggcgagaagaggggagaggagaggaagagagaaagggagggagagaggaaaggagaggaaagggagagaggagaggagaagaggggagaggagaggaagagagaaagggagaggagagaggaaaggagaggaaagaggagaggagaagaggagagagtagaggaagaggagaaagggagaggagagaggacatgagaggaaagggagagaggagaggagaggagtagaggaagagagaaagggaggggagagaggaaaggagaggaaagggaaggagagaagaggagaagaggggagagtgaggaagagaggaaagggagaggagagagaaaggagaggaaatggGACGAGAGGAGAGAacgaggggagaggagagaagagagaaagggagggagagaggaaaggagaggaaagggagagaggagaggagaggagaggagaagagagtagaggaagagagaaagggagaggagagaggaaaggagaggaaagggagagaggagaggagaaggggggagaggagaggaagagagaaagggagaggagagaggaaaggagagaaaatggagagaggagagaagaggggagaggagaggaagagagaaagggaggggagagaggaaaggaaagggagagagaagaggagaagaggggagaggagaggaagagagaaagggaggggagagaggaaaggagaggaaaggagagagaggagaggagaggagaggaggagaagagagcagaggaagagagaaagggagaggagagaggaaaggagaggaaagggagagaggagaggagaagaggggagaggagaggaagagagaaagggagaggagagaggaaaggagaggaaatggagagaggagagaagagggaagaggagaggaagagagaaagggaggggagagaggaaaggagaggaaagggagagagaagaggagaagaggggagaggagaggaagagagaaagggaggggagagaggaaaggagaggaaaagggagagaggagaggagaggagaggagaagagagtagaggaagagagaaagggaggggagagaggaaaggagaggaaagaggagagaagagaggagaggagaggggagaggagaggagaaaggagaggaagagaggagaggaataggagaggagagaggagaggaagagagagtgagagaagagaggagggagagtagaggagagaagagaggagtggagagagggagaggaaaggagagaggaggggagaggaaagaggagaggagtggacagagggagaggaaaggagagaggagaggagagggagaggagagagaagaaaggaaagagagaggagaggagaggagaggagaggagaggagcgggagaggagagaggagagggagaggagagaggaggaaaggaaagaggagaggagaggagaggagaggagaggagaggagaggagaggagaggagaggagaggagaggagagaagaggagaggagaggagaggagaggagaggagagaggagaggagagggagaggagagagaagaaaggaaagaggagaggagaggagaggagaggagaggagaggagaggagaggagaggagaggagaggagaggagaggagaggagaggagaggagaggagaggagaggagagaagaggagagggagaggagaggggagaggagaggggaggagaggagaggggaggagaggaggggagaaggagaggggagccAAGAGGGGGTCCTGGCATGGAGGCCGAGGCCTCTCTCACCTGAGCTGTCAGCTGGACGCCCTCCGTTCTCCAGGGGACATTTTAAAGGGCCTCTAGGGGGCGGAGCCACCCCCTAATCTGGCTCCTGAGCTAAATTGGGCCTCAGCTGTCAGCGCGGACAGGGCAGCTGTCCCCCACACCTGCTCCGGCCACAGCAGCCCCTGACCGCAGGGCCCAGTCCCACTCGGCCGCCCGTGAGGGTCAAGACGTGCCACTGTCCCGCCCACCCCCTGTGTGCATGCAGCGGGTGTCACCTGCAGAGTGGGGGGACCCCGGCCCGGCTCCAGCACCACCATATTAGGCCACAAGGGCCTCGGGCTGGGCCAAGAATAGAAGCTCTTGAGGCCGCCAggctgtctggggtggggggcaggggagcttCCAGAAGGGCCTGGACGAGACTTGGAGCCGGTCAGCACTGCCCGAGTGTTGGGGTGCCGGCCCTGCAGTGTCCTAACACCTCGGGGTGCCGCCCCCCAGCTAGTAGGGGAACTgcagcctggccccgcccctcccctgccgcccGCTCCCCCAGGCTCTGCAGGCGCCCTAGAGTCCCAGggtcccccaccttcccaggggGCCACACTTCCTCCTCCTGAGGCTGCCTCTGGGTGACCCCGGGTCACTCAGCCCCTCCACTCGCCTCCTGTCAGCCTCGAGAACCCCATCCCCTCGCCGTCAGCCTGCagcacccccagctcccctgaCCTATGCCCCTTCACAAGCTCCTCCGTGCCCCCCGCCCATGGAGAGCTCCTCCAGGGCCACTTCCGATTCTGGAAAGTTCCTGCCACCCTGTCCCCtggagcccctcagcccctctgggCCCTCATTATACTCAGAAGAGCTCAAGGAggcagcctggccctgggggtcGCCGTGGAGGCTGGAGGGGGGGGGCGCCTGCTTCTGCTTCCGTCCTCTCAGGCCGGGCCTGGGCAGCTCTGCGTCCGGCCGAGGGGCACCTCTGCCCTCAGGGGGGCCCCTGTGTCCGCTCCCCCCCAGCATCTCCACTAGCGAGCAGACTGTGCCAGGCTTCTGGCCAGGCACAGGGTGTCTTTGTGTCCCCCAGGGGTCTGGGTGCAGGAAGGAGCCGAGAGCCCAGCAGGTGGCAGGTTTATTGAGGCAGCAGTGGTATGGGGGGGGTACAGGAGGGCGGGGTGCAGTCAGCCGGCCTGCAGCCACGAGCCCTGCTCTTCCACGTCCTTGGTGACCACCAGCAGCAGCTCACACAGACCCTGGGCCAGCGCCGCCTCCAGGAAGGCCCTGCATGGAGAAACGGGGAGCCTGAGTCTCCGGGCCAGGCGCCGCCCGGTGACAGGGGCGTGCCTCCCGGCCCTCACCTGACACCAGTCTCGTCCCCCAGGGCCTCCGGCGCCCGCAGCTTGGAGTCCAGGTTGTAGTAGACGCCCCCCACCTGGCGCAGGGCCACCCAGTGGCGTCGGCGCAGCGGCAGGGATAGCAGCCCCAGGGACACGGGCGACGGCAGGTTCAGAATCAGCCCCAGCACCTGCGGCAGTGCCAGCTGGGATAGGGGCCTGCgtgcgggcagggggcaggggcagggcctcaGCGCGAGGGGGCTCCGCCAGCTGCTCCCACTTTCCAGACACCTGCCACCATCGCCCAGACCCTGCTGGCCACTAccaaccacccacccacccacccaccaaccaTCCAACATCCACCTACCCAACCACCCACCCACTATCAGCCCATCTACCCACCGagctacccacccatccacccatccacctatccatgTACTATTCATCCAAACTGGCCACTTGTCCCTCTATCCCTCTATCCATCATCCTACTGCCTGTCCGTGACTGGCCAACTATCTGTCCATCTGTTATTGTACCATCATCTCCCACCCTTCACCAAGCCAGCAGCCTATTTGGTGGTCTCTGCCTTCCGTCCTCTCTCCCTCACAGCCAGCGGCCACCCACCAGCCTTCtgccattcccctccccccagccctgcctcccctcaTTTTGCATCACAGCCCTCCAGGGGTGGGTgccactgagcagagccaggaatgattgggtgtggcccctcccctccAATGCCCCCACCGGCAGCCACCCACCGTGCCTCTCTCCCGCCCGCCGCATGCCCCCAGTGCCTCCTGATTTGGCGGCACCGGGCTCTGGTCCCACCTCCTCCTGTCCCACCACACAGCAGCGAGGCCCAGGCCCTGCAGAGCGGCCATGATCACATTGACGTCATAGTTGCCGGTGCCCAGGAGGCTGCGGTGGGGGTTCAGCCTGGAGTCTGGGGCCAACCTGGTCGAGGACAGGCAAGAGTCTGGGTTGAGGGAAACCCTGGGAAAGGGGGGGCCCTTTGTGCACCCTGCAAAGCAGGAGCGTCCGGGGGCCTGCGAGCCCCTGCCCAGTggacagcccccagccctgccctcctgtccccccagAGAGACCCCGTGGAGGGACTCTTctgccctgcccctgtccctccGGGTCTCAGCCCCCCTGGGTCAAGCCCCCGACTCAGCAGACCCTGAGGCCCAGAGGGTCTGTCGGGGCTGCCTCCCTGACACCTGTTCCCAGCTCACCCCCTTGCCCCAGCCTGCTTGCAGCTGTCCTGcagcttgggggagggggtgccctgTCCCCGGGCCCACACCCCCATGCTCTGGGGCCCTGGCCTAGCCTGTAAACCACAGCTTCATTGTTTtccggggggggggcggaggggggacaGTGAGCTGCAGCGTCTTTGCAGGTCTGTTACtctacaccccaccccccaggaaggcttcatgccccccccccaccccgccccagatTGTTGCAGATGAATAAATTCTGTCGGAAACAGTCTGTGGGCCCTGACGAAGCAGAGCAGAGCATGGCAGCGTTGAGCACAAGGGAAGGagagtggggggcggaggggagggggggaggggggctttggAGGAGAGAGACTGGGGCCGGTGGGgacgggagggcaggggagggatgtGTTGGCCAGATAAACACGCTTTTGATATCTGCAAGAGGCAGGAAGGCCATTCCAGACGGCCCAAGGCAGGGAGCTGTGCCAGGCAGAGAGCACGGGCAAGCAAAGGCCTGGCAGAGGGCGCGCGCCCAGGAAGCCTGGGGGCCAGCAGTGCCCACAgaggcccccctgccccctgtttGCAGAGGCTGGGGGCgtggcaggaggggtggggccctggggggaggggtgcggtggggggagcGCCCGTCACCTCTTGCAGATCTCGTCGGCAGCCTCCTGGCTAAACAGCCGCTGCTGGAGGACGTTGTTGAGGGCGTGCACGGCACACAGCTCCAAGCGCTGCCGCTCGTGGTACACcgagggcgggctggggggcggcgCTGCCGGGGCCTGGGACATGCCGTCCTTGGCTCCTGCTTGCGGGGGGCGAGGGGCACAGAGACGGGATCAGAGGCTCCAGTCTGGGAGCCCGAGccttccccgccgcccccccaccccggcttccGCTGAGGCAGGGGCCGGGCAGCCCAGGAGGGCAGTGCCTCTTGTCGCTGCTCCCTGGGCCACggcccacctcccccgcccccaccccgactcCGAGGAAGAAAGCTCGCTCTTGCCTCTCTTGCAACAGACGCCCTCTGCCTTGCACCCCATCCCAAATGACGGGGCCCCtgtggcccctcccagccccccgggCAGCAGGATCCCGGGAGGTTACCCTGCTACCGAGGACGCCCCAACCCCTGGCCGCATCCGGGAGAGCATCGCGGCTTCGGCTCCTTAGCAATGGGGGCCGCCACCTCCCGTCTCCCGGCAGCGGGGTCTCTTCGGTCGCCTAGCAACAGGCGACTCCCCGCCCCTGTCGCCTCACTACAGGCTTCTCTCTTCCTGTCACCTGGCAACCGGGCCCCGTCCCCGACACCAAGTGCTCGCGCCCCGGCCCCGACCCCGAGCGCCGCGCTCGTCCGTTGCCTGGCAacgcccctcaccccgcctgccTCTTTGCTCCCCGGAACCAGGGGCTTCCGCATCCCCCTGGGCGGCGGCTCTTGGGATCCGAGTGCCGGGCTAGGCGCACGGCGCTGACGGGGCAGGCGGGGCGGACTACAGCTCCCGGCGGGCCCCGCGGGCCGGGACTACGACTCCCGGCAGCCCCCGGGACGACTCGAGCTCAGCACGGCCCCTCCGAGCTGCCCGGAAGTTTCCGGTCGCGACGAGGGGACACTACACTGTAACTCCCGTCGGCCCCTGCGGCGGACGCTGGAAAGGCGCTCGACCGAGGGCCCGGCCCTTCGCGCACGCGCGCGCCCCTGCTGCTCGGAGCCCCGTGGGCCAGGGCGTGGGGAGATTCTCGCGAGAGCCGGGCGGCCAAGCGTTCAGCTCGGGTCCTCCCTCTGCGACGGCGTCACGGGGGGTGCGAAGATGCCGCTTGGCGTCACATTAAGGCCGCAAGGAATCATGGGAGGGAGACAGccgcttattttattttattttatttttttttgctttttgggtcacacccagcgatgccaggggttactcctggctttgcactcaggaattactcctggcggtgcttgggggaccatatgggatgccggggatcgaacccgggtcggccgcgtgcaaggcaaacgccccacccgctgtgctatcgctccggccccaacagcCGCTTATCTTTTTTGGGGTTATCCGGGGAAACTGAGACCCAGGCCGCAGCGGGacggggtgaggggtggtggaGAGGCGCAGCGTCCTCAGCAGAGGTGGATCCCGGGCCTGGCGGGAAGCTGGCAGCAACCTGCGGGTAGACGGAGAGTGAAGAGCAGGGACCGCGGGAGGGCGTcggcctcgcacgtggccgacgtGGGagccatccccggcaccccaggtggtcccccaagccccgcgcaccgccaggtgtgacgaCAAAAAGAAAAGCGAGACTGAAAGACCGAGAAGTGATGCGTGGAGGGACCCGAGCGAGAGGGGGGGGCGGGTCCGGAGACCAGGTGCCAAGTGGCGATCCGAGCGATCgagaggaaggggcagggagtagacggtgccccccccccccgccacggcGGGTCCGCGCCGCACCCAGAAGGCTGCGCCAGAAGGCCGTGACGGTGGCCGAGCCGGTGACGGCGCCCGGCTGTGCGGGGTTCTCTCTGCGCGTGCGCACGGCGAAGCTTCGGCCCGAGGGGCCCGGGGGTCCGCGCAGCTCCACGTCCACCACGTGCATGTCGGTGAGGCTGCGGCACGCGGGCGGGTCAGCGCGCCGGCGCCGCCCCCCCGCCGCCCGTCCCCGCCCAGCTCACCTGAGGTCGGCCACCAGCACCCCGACGACGCCGTCGAAGCCCAGGCTGGGCGCGGCCAGCGCGGCGGCCGCCATGGTGTTGGAGTTGCGGGGTGCGAAGGGGCAGAGGCCGCGGACCGGGCCCTCGTAGAGCACCGTGCGCGGCTCCGAGCAGCGCGCCGCGGCCAGGGGCCCCTCGAGCCGGAAGCCGTCGGGGTGCGTGGCCATGGTGACGCGGAGGCTCTAGGAGTGGGGACGGGTCAGGGCGACTGTGGGCTGCCCGCACCC
This Sorex araneus isolate mSorAra2 chromosome 8, mSorAra2.pri, whole genome shotgun sequence DNA region includes the following protein-coding sequences:
- the JOSD2 gene encoding josephin-2 isoform X1, with the protein product MGCKAEGVCCKRGAKDGMSQAPAAPPPSPPSVYHERQRLELCAVHALNNVLQQRLFSQEAADEICKRLAPDSRLNPHRSLLGTGNYDVNVIMAALQGLGLAAVWWDRRRPLSQLALPQVLGLILNLPSPVSLGLLSLPLRRRHWVALRQVGGVYYNLDSKLRAPEALGDETGVRAFLEAALAQGLCELLLVVTKDVEEQGSWLQAG
- the JOSD2 gene encoding josephin-2 isoform X2, with translation MSQAPAAPPPSPPSVYHERQRLELCAVHALNNVLQQRLFSQEAADEICKRLAPDSRLNPHRSLLGTGNYDVNVIMAALQGLGLAAVWWDRRRPLSQLALPQVLGLILNLPSPVSLGLLSLPLRRRHWVALRQVGGVYYNLDSKLRAPEALGDETGVRAFLEAALAQGLCELLLVVTKDVEEQGSWLQAG
- the ASPDH gene encoding aspartate dehydrogenase domain-containing protein isoform X1 translates to MVRRAPGSGMAPDSGPRRVGVLGFGRLGQSLVSHLLSQGQDLGLELVFVWNRNPEHMAGHVPPSLQLKNLAALGERHPDLVVEVAHPKIVQEFGPRILEHANLLVGSPSALADANTEKQLLEASRRWDHSVFVARGALWGTEDIARLDAAGGLQSLRVTMATHPDGFRLEGPLAAARCSEPRTVLYEGPVRGLCPFAPRNSNTMAAAALAAPSLGFDGVVGVLVADLSLTDMHVVDVELRGPPGPSGRSFAVRTRRENPAQPGAVTGSATVTAFWRSLLGAARTRRGGGGGHRLLPAPSSRSLGSPLGTWSPDPPPPLARVPPRITSRSFSLAFLFVVTPGGARGLGDHLGCRGWLPRRPRARPTPSRGPCSSLSVYPQVAASFPPGPGSTSAEDAAPLHHPSPRPAAAWVSVSPDNPKKDKRLLGPER